Proteins from a genomic interval of Cervus elaphus chromosome 13, mCerEla1.1, whole genome shotgun sequence:
- the MFGE8 gene encoding lactadherin isoform X2, with product MPCPRLLAALCGALFCASGLFAFSGPCSPNPCHNDAECQEIDHGLRGDVFTEYICRCPVGFMGTHCESSCTSPLGMQTGAIANSQISASSMHLGFMGLQRWAPELARLHHTGIVNAWTSSNYDRNPWIQVNLMRKMRVTGVVTQGASRAGSAEYLKTFKVAYSTDGRRFKFIQVAGRSGEGQSGDKIFMGNVNNSGLKINMFDTPLEVQYVRLVPIICHRGCTLRFELLGCEWNGCAEPLGLKDNTIPNKQITASSYYKTWGLSAFSWFPYYARLDNQGKFNAWTAQTNSASEWLQIDLGSQKRVTGIITQGARDFGHIQYVAAYKVAYGDDGVTWTEYKDPGAKESKIFPGNMDNNSHKKNMFEMAFQARFVRIQPVAWHNRITLRVELLGC from the exons ATGCCGTGTCCCCGTCTGCTGGCCGCGCTCTGCGGCGCGCTCTTCTGCGCCTCCGGACTCTTCGCCTTCTCCG GTCCCTGTTCCCCAAACCCCTGCCACAATGATGCTGAGTGCCAGGAAATTGACCACGGCCTCCGAGGGGATGTCTTCACCGAGTACATCTGCAGGTGCCCTGTTGGATTCATGGGCACCCACTGTGAGAGCA GTTGCACCTCGCCGCTGGGCATGCAGACGGGtgccattgccaactcccagatctCTGCCTCATCCATGCACTTGGGCTTCATGGGTTTGCAGCGCTGGGCCCCGGAGCTGGCCCGCCTGCACCACACGGGCATCGTCAACGCGTGGACATCCAGCAACTACGACAGAAACCCCTGGATCCAG GTGAACCTGATGCGGAAGATGCGGGTGACGGGCGTGGTGACCCAGGGGGCCAGCCGCGCAGGGAGTGCTGAGTACCTGAAGACTTTCAAAGTGGCCTACAGCACCGATGGGCGCCGATTCAAGTTCATCCAGGTTGCAGGGCGGTCAGGAGAAGGGCAGTCAGGAGATAAG ATATTTATGGGTAATGTGAACAACAGTGGCCTGAAGATCAACATGTTTGATACCCCCTTGGAGGTACAGTATGTGAGACTGGTGCCCATCATCTGCCACCGGGGCTGCACCCTCCgctttgagctccttggctgtGAGTGGAATG GATGCGCTGAACCCCTAGGCCTGAAGGATAATACCATCCCCAACAAGCAGATCACAGCCTCCAGCTACTACAAAACCTGGGGCCTGAGTGCCTTTAGCTGGTTTCCCTACTACGCACGACTGGATAATCAGGGCAAGTTCAACGCCTGGACCGCCCAGACCAACAGTGCCTCTGAGTGGCTGCAG aTTGACCTGGGCTCCCAGAAGCGAGTGACTGGCATCATCACCCAGGGTGCCCGAGACTTTGGCCACATTCAGTATGTGGCTGCCTACAAGGTGGCCTACGGTGATGATGGTGTGACCTGGACTGAGTACAAGGACCCGGGGGCCAAAGAAAGCAAG ATTTTCCCTGGTAACATGGACAATAATTCCCACAAGAAGAACATGTTTGAGATGGCGTTCCAGGCTCGCTTCGTGCGCATCCAGCCCGTGGCCTGGCACAACCGCATCACCCTGCGTGTGGAGCTGCTGGGCTGCTAG
- the MFGE8 gene encoding lactadherin isoform X1 codes for MPCPRLLAALCGALFCASGLFAFSGDFCDSSQCLNGGTCLLNEDRKPPFYCLCPKGFTGLLCNETEHGPCSPNPCHNDAECQEIDHGLRGDVFTEYICRCPVGFMGTHCESSCTSPLGMQTGAIANSQISASSMHLGFMGLQRWAPELARLHHTGIVNAWTSSNYDRNPWIQVNLMRKMRVTGVVTQGASRAGSAEYLKTFKVAYSTDGRRFKFIQVAGRSGEGQSGDKIFMGNVNNSGLKINMFDTPLEVQYVRLVPIICHRGCTLRFELLGCEWNGCAEPLGLKDNTIPNKQITASSYYKTWGLSAFSWFPYYARLDNQGKFNAWTAQTNSASEWLQIDLGSQKRVTGIITQGARDFGHIQYVAAYKVAYGDDGVTWTEYKDPGAKESKIFPGNMDNNSHKKNMFEMAFQARFVRIQPVAWHNRITLRVELLGC; via the exons ATGCCGTGTCCCCGTCTGCTGGCCGCGCTCTGCGGCGCGCTCTTCTGCGCCTCCGGACTCTTCGCCTTCTCCG GTGACTTCTGTGACTCCAGCCAGTGCCTGAATGGTGGGACCTGCTTGTTGAACGAGGACAGAAAACCCCCCTTCTACTGCCTCTGCCCCAAAGGCTTCACGGGCCTCCTATGCAACGAGACGGAGCACG GTCCCTGTTCCCCAAACCCCTGCCACAATGATGCTGAGTGCCAGGAAATTGACCACGGCCTCCGAGGGGATGTCTTCACCGAGTACATCTGCAGGTGCCCTGTTGGATTCATGGGCACCCACTGTGAGAGCA GTTGCACCTCGCCGCTGGGCATGCAGACGGGtgccattgccaactcccagatctCTGCCTCATCCATGCACTTGGGCTTCATGGGTTTGCAGCGCTGGGCCCCGGAGCTGGCCCGCCTGCACCACACGGGCATCGTCAACGCGTGGACATCCAGCAACTACGACAGAAACCCCTGGATCCAG GTGAACCTGATGCGGAAGATGCGGGTGACGGGCGTGGTGACCCAGGGGGCCAGCCGCGCAGGGAGTGCTGAGTACCTGAAGACTTTCAAAGTGGCCTACAGCACCGATGGGCGCCGATTCAAGTTCATCCAGGTTGCAGGGCGGTCAGGAGAAGGGCAGTCAGGAGATAAG ATATTTATGGGTAATGTGAACAACAGTGGCCTGAAGATCAACATGTTTGATACCCCCTTGGAGGTACAGTATGTGAGACTGGTGCCCATCATCTGCCACCGGGGCTGCACCCTCCgctttgagctccttggctgtGAGTGGAATG GATGCGCTGAACCCCTAGGCCTGAAGGATAATACCATCCCCAACAAGCAGATCACAGCCTCCAGCTACTACAAAACCTGGGGCCTGAGTGCCTTTAGCTGGTTTCCCTACTACGCACGACTGGATAATCAGGGCAAGTTCAACGCCTGGACCGCCCAGACCAACAGTGCCTCTGAGTGGCTGCAG aTTGACCTGGGCTCCCAGAAGCGAGTGACTGGCATCATCACCCAGGGTGCCCGAGACTTTGGCCACATTCAGTATGTGGCTGCCTACAAGGTGGCCTACGGTGATGATGGTGTGACCTGGACTGAGTACAAGGACCCGGGGGCCAAAGAAAGCAAG ATTTTCCCTGGTAACATGGACAATAATTCCCACAAGAAGAACATGTTTGAGATGGCGTTCCAGGCTCGCTTCGTGCGCATCCAGCCCGTGGCCTGGCACAACCGCATCACCCTGCGTGTGGAGCTGCTGGGCTGCTAG